One window of Thermocoleostomius sinensis A174 genomic DNA carries:
- a CDS encoding SDR family oxidoreductase, with translation MSDRVLVTGATGGVGQLTVAKLLETGRAVRVLTRNPQKAQQMFNSQVEVAIGDIRKPETLPSAMPGITHLICCTGTTAFPSAKWDFAIEADNPLQQALEWGRIYVDADYRRRVARNSPEQVDAEGVRHLVAAAPRDLKRFVFVSSCGVERKDQPPYNLLNAFGVLDAKQQGETAIVQSGLPYTIVRPGRLIDGPFTSYDLNTLLKATTGGKTGVVLGTGDRLNGQTSRIDVATACVECLNHPITANKTFEIINQGTRPDTIDWADVFAPLQSLQ, from the coding sequence ATGTCCGATCGAGTCTTGGTGACAGGTGCAACCGGAGGAGTAGGTCAACTAACAGTTGCTAAGCTATTAGAAACAGGGCGAGCGGTGCGGGTGCTAACGCGAAATCCACAGAAAGCGCAACAGATGTTCAACAGTCAAGTAGAAGTGGCGATCGGCGACATTCGCAAACCTGAGACACTGCCCAGCGCCATGCCAGGCATTACCCACCTAATCTGCTGCACCGGAACCACAGCCTTTCCCTCGGCTAAATGGGATTTTGCGATCGAGGCTGACAATCCTTTACAACAAGCTCTTGAATGGGGTCGCATATATGTCGATGCCGATTACCGTCGTCGAGTTGCCAGAAACAGCCCAGAACAAGTAGATGCGGAAGGGGTTCGCCATCTAGTTGCTGCTGCCCCCCGTGACCTAAAACGGTTCGTCTTTGTCTCGTCCTGTGGTGTAGAGCGCAAAGATCAACCACCCTATAATCTACTCAATGCCTTTGGAGTGCTAGATGCCAAACAACAGGGCGAAACGGCGATTGTGCAGTCGGGGTTGCCCTACACGATCGTGCGGCCAGGACGGTTGATTGACGGGCCATTCACATCCTATGACCTCAACACCCTGCTGAAAGCCACAACGGGCGGCAAAACAGGTGTAGTGCTTGGAACTGGTGACAGGCTGAACGGACAAACCAGTCGAATTGATGTTGCAACGGCTTGTGTCGAATGTTTGAACCATCCCATCACCGCAAACAAAACCTTTGAAATTATCAATCAAGGCACTAGACCAGACACAATCGATTGGGCAGACGTGTTTGCACCGTTGCAATCGTTGCAATAA